The nucleotide window AGCCTATGCTCTTGGGTGTCATGAGCTCCATCCACTCAGCCTTGTGCTGTGGGTCGCTGGCCGCAAAATTAAGCGTCCAGTTGACTCTGGCAGACTCCGCATAGCGATTGTACATGACGTTATTGACGTGGCCTATACATGATTAGGACTCATTGGGATGCGCGCGTGAGAATGATAGTAGTACCCTTTGAGTCTATCAGCAGTGGTCAATGTACAAGTTGTAGGATGTCCTACCATGCTGTCCTGTGCGATCAGTCTATATTAGCCCTTGTACGCAATGCTGGTTAGAATCTTTGGAAGGCTTACCATTTCTCCCCAAACGACTTCCTGTCGGTAGAGACCTCGCCACTGCTTGCTTGTGAGGAACCCTTCGCTTCCGGCCACAAGTTCTCTCCCTTGAAGAAAGACGTGAGTTGATGCTTGTCTGTGGATTTTTTTATCTGATAGCAGTACTCACAACCTGTCGTCGTCTCTTGCAGTATCGAGCCAGCTTCCTCAATCTGGGTAGAATTCATCCCAAAATTGATACATTTTCCAATCCTCGCTCTAACGTCTGAGAGCCAGCGGGGACTCAATGCAGCAGTCGCAGGTGCATTGTCTATATCAAAGGATTATTAGCTACCACATTGTTAGAATTCCCTCAACTACATACCGCTTGCAGTCGACTGATATCGCGCAAGTGGTACCCTCTGTAATCCAGCAAGCGTCAATGTCGGCCTGGAAGACAAGATGCCCGAGCGCACCAGTACACGCATATTGCCTAGAAACCCCAACTATGAAGTGTGGAGAAGGTGCTCTTCTGTGTTACACGAGGTATGATGTGAAGGCTTACTAGTGTCCTTGCTTCCGAGATACGGAAACGAGAGCCGAGGATGCCGTCTCCACCACCCGATAGCGACAGCAGCCCTACGTCAGTAACGCGAGGCCGAGTCCGTACCTCCCCATCACCACTACTTCTCATCCAACTTTCCCGTGAAACGTTGTGCACTGTTTGCTCGTTGTCCCGAATCGTACAAACACCAAACATTACTCTTCTCTGTGTTCAAAATGGCTTCTCTCAACCCATCTCTCCGCCATCAGGTCATTCGGATATACAAGGGTAACGTTGGGCGCTCCGAATCATAACAAAGCACGTATTCATTGTACCACAGATCTGCTCTTCATGGGCCGCGAGTACCCCCAGGGTTACGACTACTTCCGAACCCGCTTGCACAAAGCATTTGCCAGTCAACGACACTTGACCGATGAGGCGAAGATCAAGCAAGGTATCGAGAGGGCAGAATATGTAAAGCGAGGTTAGTCCACATCACTCATAGTCTCACGTTCAACGCTAAACACCAACACCAGAAATCGAAGCACTGTAATTCAACCAGAAAACCATGATAAGAAAGTCCCCTGACTAGTCTAGATACTATCTGAAGCGTTATCGTACTTTACGCCAGCGCTACGACACACTTGCCTAGTTTACTGTAAGACGCCTGTTTCTCACCGCCTATGGCCATTCGTAGACCGGGATATCACAAATAGAAAAGGTACGCTGCTACTTTACACCTTCTTGCACCACCATACTCCCACCTCAAGACACTCACCGCTGGAAGCTCCTTTCTGCTCCAGCAGATCGTTGATCATGGAATTCCAATAGCGCTGCCATTCTTCCTGGTTCTTCCCACTGACTTGTTTGAGTAGGGGCTCTAGACTCTCAATCAGCTGGATGACGATCAACAACGCCGTATGTCGGAGAGCTGCTTGCTCTCTTGTAAGGATGGAACTATCGAACATTGCACCGCCCTTCATGAGATTCCCAGCCT belongs to Pyrenophora tritici-repentis strain M4 chromosome 10, whole genome shotgun sequence and includes:
- a CDS encoding 4HBT-2 domain containing protein, coding for MRVLVRSGILSSRPTLTLAGLQRVPLARYQSTASDNAPATAALSPRWLSDVRARIGKCINFGMNSTQIEEAGSILQETTTGCEYCYQIKKSTDKHQLTSFFKGENLWPEAKGSSQASSGEVSTDRKSFGEKCMVGHPTTCHVNNVMYNRYAESARVNWTLNFAASDPQHKAEWMELMTPKSIGLILRSIKTDYKFPMKWPDRITVLHKLRDNPTENTDHFILDVLILSEAHRRPAARCVEDIVVYDYQTAKKSSLPPFMISKFQETFRLQEQAKETNSNRVRALLNRVRGLERSSWDRTDAKEDFGSVAGQ
- a CDS encoding LYR family protein gives rise to the protein MASLNPSLRHQVIRIYKDLLFMGREYPQGYDYFRTRLHKAFASQRHLTDEAKIKQGIERAEYVKREIEAL